From the genome of Gryllotalpicola protaetiae:
TGAACGGCTTCGGCGTCACCAAGCGCCTGCGGGGCGCCGGTTACACCGCACCGATCCTGTTCCTCACCGCGAAGGACGATACGGAGGACAAGATCACGGGCCTCACCGTCGGCGGCGACGACTACGTCACCAAGCCGTTCAGCCTCGACGAGATCGTCGCGCGCATCAAGGCGATCCTGCGCCGCACCATGCAGGCGGACGACGATGCGATCATCCGTGCCGGCGAGCTCACGATGGACCAGGACACGCACGAGGTCTTCGTCGGCGACGCCCCCATCGAGCTCTCCCCCACCGAGTTCAAGCTGCTGCGCTACCTGATGCTGAACCCGAACCGCGTGCTGTCGAAGGCGCAGATCCTCGACCACGTGTGGGAGTACGACTTCAACGGCGACGCGGGCATCGTCGAGAGCTACATCTCGTACCTGCGCCGCAAGGTCGACGCGCACTCGAGCGAGCCGCTCATCCAGACCAAGCGCGGCTTCGGCTACATGCTGAAGGCAGGCAAGGCCTAGAGCCGCGGGCGGATGCCTGAGGCATCCGCTCAGCAACCCGGAGTAGCTTTCGAGACCTATGCACCGGTCACTGCTCGCAGCGTGGAACTCCATCTCGCTGCGCACGAAGATCACCGGCGTGACCGTGCTGGTGCTCACCTTCGGCCTGCTGCTGACCGGAATCGGCACCACCCTGCTCTTCAAGCCGGTGCTGATCTCGCAGCTCGACCAGCAGCTCGAGGCCTCATCGACGTCGTCGAGCATCAACGCGATGCTCGACAGCGAGTCGACCGGCAACGACCAGGTCAGCCCCGACGGCGAGTCGAGCGCCTATTTTCTCGCGATCTACGACTCGAGCGGGAAGCTGCTCGGCTACAACTGGCGCACCAAGTCGAGCGACCTGCGCCCGTCGGTCGGCACGACGCTGCCCGCCGATCTCAAGGCGGCCTGCCGAGCAGGCGACAACTTCTATCTGGCGAGCAACGACGGCACCGTGCAGTACCGCGCTCGGTGCGTGTCGATCAGCTACGCGTCGGACAACCAGGCCGGCTCGGCGATCGTCGCCACCTCGACGAACTCGATCGACGTGCTGATGGCCGCGTATCTGACGATCTTCCTGGGCTTCGGCGTCATCGTGGTCGTCGTCGGGGCCGTCCTGACGCGCATGCTGGTCACCACGACGTTCGCGCCGCTGCGCCAGGTCGAGCGCACCGCGGCCGCGATCGCCGACGGCGATTTCAGCCAGCGCCTCGGCGGCGCCGAGCCCAATACCGAGGTCGGGCGCCTCAACCGCTCGCTCAACACGATGCTCTCGCGCATCGATCGCGCCTTCAAAGACCGCGCTCGCACGATCGAGCAGATGCGACGCTTCGTCGGCGACGCGAGCCACGAGCTGCGCACGCCGCTCGTGTCGGTGCGCGGCTACGCCGAGCTGTACCGCATGGGCGCCCTGCAGGACGAGGCGGCCGTCGCGGGTGCGATGGGCCGCATCGAGAAAGAGGCGCTGCGCATGGGCGGCCTCGTCGAGGACCTGCTCGAGCTCGCCCGCCTCGATGAGACGCGCCCGTTGCAGCTCGCGCAGGTCGACCTGCTGCCTTTGGCCTATGACGCGGCAATGGATGCCAGGGCGGCCCACCCGACCCGGCACTTCGGCGTCGTGGTCGATCTGCCGCCCGCCGCTCCCCCCGCGCCCGGGCCGTCCGCGAGCGACGACCCGACACCCACGCAGGTGATCCCGGTGGTCGGCGCGCGCGTGCCGCCGGCCGCGACCGGGCTCACGCGGGTCGCGCAGCGCGGCGGCATCCGCCGCACCTCGCCCGCACAGCGCGCCGGTGCGGACTCGCCCACCGGGCCGATCGGGTTCACGGCCAGCGCGCTCGCCCGGCTGCGCAGGCGCGGGCCGGTTCGACGCACCGACGACATCTCGATGGCCGAGACGATGCCGCTCGAGCTCGAGGACATCCCCGAGCCCCACACCGTTCCCGCGCTCGTGCTCGGCGAAGAGAACAAGCTGCGACAGGTGCTCGGCAACCTCATCGGCAACGCGGTGCGCTACACACCCGACGGCTCGCCGATCGAGGTGCGGGTGACAGCCGACCTTGCCACGCGACGCGCGTGCGTCGAGGTGGTCGACCACGGCGAGGGCATCCCGCCGCAAATCCGCGAGAAGATCTTCGAGCGGTTCTGGCGCGCCGACACCTCGCGTACGCGCGAGACCGGCGGCAGCGGCCTCGGGCTCGCGATCGTGACCTCGATCATCCACGCGCACAAGGGCTCGGTCGCCGTCGTCGAGACGCCCGGTGGCGGCGCCACCTTCCGCGTGCTGCTTCCCCTCTCCGACGCCGCGTTGTAGACGTCCTCCCGCTCACAGGCGGCGGAATGGCGCAGCTGTCCAGATTCCGCGGCTTTCCGGCGATGACGGATTCCTCCGCCGGGCTAGCGTCCAGGCATCCGTTTCATCGATCCCATCGGAGGAAGCCATGACCACGTTCCAAGTCGACAGCACCGCGGTTCTCGACGCCACCCGCTCGGCGCAGGCCACGCTCGAGCAGCTGCGCGGCGATGCCGCCCACCTGACCGCGACACTCACCGCGCTGCAGGGGTCGTGGTCCGGCCAGGCCGCCAGCGCGTTCCAGCAGGTGCTCGCGGGCTGGACCGCAACTCAGCGCACCATCGAGACCCAGATGGGTCAGCTGCAGCAGGTGCTGACATCGGCCGCCCAGCAGTATCAGGAGAGCGAGCTGCGCAACTACCAGATGTTCGCAGCCGGGCTGTAGGGCGGGCGGGCGCACGATTCGTCACAAGACGCACGATTCGTCACACTCGAAGGTCGGTTCGGTGTGACGAATCGTGCGTCTTGCCGTCGGGCGTTCGCCATCAGCGCTGTAACGCGTGAGGGCCGGAAAATCAGCTGTCCAAGGGAAGAGATTCCGTGCAACACGCCACACACAGGCGGCAACTCGCCGCCAAGTCGGCCGAACCCCTTCCGCTGGGCGCGGCGGACACACGAAAGGGGCGCCCCCTACGGGAGCGCCCCTCTTCGCTGTCTACGTGAGACGGAAGCCTGGACTTAGAAGTCCATGCCGCCGGTCGGGTCGCCGGCCGGAGCCGCGACCTTCTCGGGCTTGTCGGCGACGACGGCCTCGGTGGTGAGGAACAGGCCGGCGATCGACGCGGCGTTCTGCAGCGCCGAGCGGGTGACCTTCGCCGGGTCGATGATGCCCTGCGCGAGCAGGTCGCCGTACTCGCCGGTGGCGGCGTTGAGGCCGTGGCCGACTGGCAGCTCGGCGACCTTGGCCGCGACGACGCCCGGCTCGAGGCCCGCGTTGGTGGCGATCTGCTTGAGCGGCGCCTGGATGGCGACCTTGACGATGTTCGCGCCGGTGGCCTCGTCACCCGTGAGCTGCAGCTTCTCGAACGCGATCTTGCCGGCCTGGATCAGGGCGACGCCACCGCCGGCGACGACACCCTCTTCCACAGCGGCCTTGGCGTTGCGGACTGCGTCCTCGATGCGGTGCTTGCGCTCCTTGAGCTCGACCTCGGTGGCCGCGCCCGCCTTGATGACGGCCACGCCGCCGGCGAGCTTGGCGAGGCGCTCCTGCAGCTTCTCGCGGTCGTAGTCGCTGTCGGTGCTCTCGATCTCGTTGCGGATCTGCTGCACGCGGCCGGCGATCTGGTCGGCGTCGCCGGCACCCTCGACGATGGTGGTCTCGTCCTTGGTGATGACGACCTTGCGTGCCTGGCCGAGCAGGTCGAGCGTGACGTTCTCGAGCTTGAGGCCGATCTCCTCGGAGATGACCTGGCCGCCGGTCAGGATCGCGATGTCTTGCAGCTGAGCCTTGCGGCGGTCGCCGAAGCCGGGGGCCTTGACGGCGACCGACTTGAAGATGCCGCGGATCTTGTTGACGATCAGCGTCGCCAGAGCCTCGCCGTCGACGTCTTCTGCGATGATCAGCAGTTGCTTGCCGGACTGGATCACCTTGTCGACGATGGGCAGAAGGTCCTTGATGTTGGAGATCTTCTGGTTGGCGATGAGGATATAGGGCTCCTCGAACACCGCCTCCTGGCGGTCGGGGTCGGTGACGAAGTACTGCGACAGGAAGCCCTTGTCGAAGCGCATGCCCTCGGTCAGCTCGAGCTCGGTTCCGAAGGTGTTCGACTCCTCGACGGTGACGACGCCTTCCTTGCCGACCTTGTCGATCGCCTCGGCGATGAGCTCGCCGATCTCGGGGTCTGCGGCGGAGATGGAGGCGGTCGCAGCGATCTGCTCCTTCGTCTCGACCTCCTTCGCGCCGGCGATGAGCTCGGCGGTGACCGCCTCGACGGCCTTCTCGATGCCCTTCTTCAGGCTGATCGGGTCGGCGCCGGCCGCCACGTTGCGCAGGCCCTCGCGGACGAGCGCCTGGGCGAGAACGGTCGCGGTGGTCGTGCCGTCACCGGCGACGTCGTCGGTCTTCTTGGCGACCTCCTTGACGAGCTCGGCGCCGATCTTCTCGTAGGGGTCGTCAAGCTCGATCTCCTTGGCGATGGAGACACCGTCGTTCGTGATCGTGGGGGCGCCCCACTTCTTCTCGAGGACGACGTTGCGGCCGCGCGGGCCGAGGGTCACCTTGACGGCGTCGGCGAGCTGGTTGAGACCGCGCTCGAGGCCGCGACGCGCCTCCTCGTCGAAAGCAATGATCTTTGCCATGTTGTTTCTCGTCCCTCCCGGACGTAGCAGCGAAAGATGTCGTTAGCACTCAAAACGCACGAGTGCCAAATTGATTCTGGCACTCTCCCTACGCGAGTGCAAGAAACCGGGCAGGCATCCGTCATATCTGAAATGGCGAAAGCCGCCCGGCGAGCTGCCGGGCGGCTTTCGAACTGCGAGTTGGTGTGCGCCTAGGCCAGCCGCACCGACTCCGCCTGCGGGCCCTTGGAGCCGCTACCGACCTCGAACACGACCTGCTGGCCCTCTTCGAGGCTCTTGTACCCGCTCATGTCGATGGCGGAGTAGTGGACGAACACGTCCTGGCCTCCGCCGTCGACCGTGATGAAGCCGTAGCCCTTTTCAGCGTTGAACCACTTCACGGTTCCGTTCGCCATCGTTTCTCCATTGCTTGTTCCCGTAACGCGCACACCGATACGTCGCGTCACTGTGCGCCCGATCGTAGCGAGACGGAAACGCCGGAATCCGCGGCTGGGGCCGAATCGGTCAAATGGTTACGGCGCCGATCGGACATCGTCATATCGGCGTAACACTCGCGCAGGATCAGCCCGCGTAATCGGCTCCGAGCACCGCGGTCACCACGGCGCCGTCGTTCGCGAACTGCGCCGACTGCGTGACCGTCGTCACCCCGAGCGACTGCGCGACGCCGAGCGCCACACCGCGCTGCGCCGGGTCCGAGTAGTACACGGTCGTCGTCGGCGCGGTCTGCGGCGCGTTGCCGGTCGTCACCGCGCTCCAGCCGGCGCTCTTCAGCTTCGTCGCGGCCTTGGCCGCCAGCCCGGCCCGGCCGGTGCCGTTGAGCACGCTCAGCTGGGCGGTCGGCACGATCGTCGCAGTGGGGGTCGGGGTCGCCGTCGGCGTCGGAGTCGCCGTCGGGCTGGGCGTGCCCGTCGGACCGGCCGTCTCGGTCACGGTCGCCTGCGGAGTCGGGTGCTCGCCGAACAGGTTGTTGTCGAGCACGCGCAGATAGATCCACCCTGCGCCGACGATCACGAGGATCGCGACGAGACACCACACGAGCCAGAGCAGCCCGCGCCCGCGATGCTGGGGCGCCCGGTGAGCGCCGACGCGCTCGAGATCGGCCGGGACCACATCAAAGCGATCCTTCGGGAAATTCTGGGCCATGCGCTCGGGGGAGGTCCTTCCTCGGTCGGGGTCAGTCGATCGGCCGGGTGCGAGTGGCGCGCAGCTCGCGCCGCTCGTCTCGCTGTCGCAGCAGCCGCCTCACAAGAAGGGGGTCGTAGGCGAGCGCTGCAGGGGTCTCGATCAGCCGACCGAGGATCTGATAGTAGCGGGCGCCCGAAAGGCCGAACTGGGAGCGGATCGCCTGCTCCTTCGCCGCCGGCCCCTGCAACCACTCCCGCTCGAAGTCCAGCACGGCGACCTCGAGGTCGTTGAGCGGGGCGGGAGGCATGGGCTCAGGCTAACGATGAGAGGGCTACGGGCTCTGCGGCAACGCCGGTCGCGACGCGATACATGCCGATATGGCGGATGCCCGCCTCGAGGTACACCTCGCCGTACGGCTCGAAGCCGGCCTTGGCGTAGAGAGACTGCGCGTATTCCTGCGCGTGCAGCAGAAGATCATGGCCCGGGTTGTCGGCGATCGCTGCGGTGAGCAGCCTGCTGGCGAGACCCCTGCCCCTGGCATCCGCCCTGGTCACCACACGCCCGATGACCACGTGAGCCACGCGGTGCTGGGGATCCTCGTCCCACAGTGTGCGCAGGTAGGCATGGACCGAGCCATCGTCGTCCGCGATCCAGTAGTGCCGGGTCAGCGGCTCGAGGTCGCGGTAGTCCAGCTCGGTCTCATCGACCCTCTGCTCGACGAAGAAGACGTCGGTGCGCAGCTTCGCGATCTCGTAGAGCTCCCGGGTCGTGAGCTCGTCGAATGCTTTGCAGATCACGGAACTTTCGGACACCCGGGCGAGTTTACTTAGGTGAAGGCTCCACAAGAGCCGCGAGAGCAGAGAGGAATGGGCATGGGAGAGGTCTCGTCCACCAACTACAAGGTCACGAAGAGCGACTCCGAGTGGCGTGAGGAGCTGAGCCGCGACCAGTACGCCGTGCTGCGCCAGGCCGCGACCGAGCGCCCGTGGACCGGCGAGCTGCTCGACGAGGACCGCGCAGGCATCTACACCTGTGCGGCCTGTGGCTCCGAGCTGTTCAAGAGCGGCACGAAGTTCGACTCGGGCTGCGGCTGGCCGTCGTTCTACGAGAGCGTGCGCCCCGAGGCCGTCGAACTCATCGAGGACCGCTCGCTCGGCATGCTGCGCACCGAGGTGCGCTGCGCGAACTGCGGCTCGCACCTCGGGCACGTCTTCCCCGACGGCTTCGGCACCCCGACGGGCGACCGCTACTGCATGAACTCGATCTCGCTGGCGTTCACGCCCGAGGGCTGACACTCACCGCGTGCGCGGGAGAAACGACGCGTTCGCGGGTCCGGTTTCTCCCGCGCACGCGCGTTTTCACCCGCGCACACAGCGATAAGGGATCGCTTATCGAGGGATCCCTTTTCCGCACCTGCGGCACTATGGTCGTCATTTATGACGCAACTGCGGATTTCTGAGGCGGCCGCGCTTCTCGGTGTCAGCGACGACACGGTGCGCCGGCTCATCGAGCGCGGCGAACTCACCGCGAGCACCGACGGCGACGGGCCGCAGACGGTCGACGGCGTCAGCCTCGCGACGTTCGCCGTCGAGCGCGCGAAGGCGGCACCAGACCCGTCACCGGTGCTCAGCTCGGCACGCAACCACTTCGTGGGAATCGTCACCCGCGTGCAGCTCGACGGTGTCATGGCGCAGATCGACATCCAGGCCGGTCCGCACCGCATCGTGTCGCTGATCAGCGCCGAGGGGGCCCGCGAGCTCGGGCTCGAGGTCGGCAAGCTCGCGACCGCCGTCGTCAAAGCGACCAATGTCAGCGTCGAGACCATGGAGGAACGATGAAGGGAAGAGTCGCGCTCGCGGCGGCTGCGATCGGGGCGGCACTGCTGTTGGCCGGGTGTGCAGGGTCAGGTTCCGGCGCGAGCCCGTCGAGCGCACCGGCCAAGACGTCGGCTCCCCCGACGCCTCAGACGCTGACCGTGTTCGCGGCGACCAGCCTGACCGCGACGTTCAACACGCTGGGAAAGGCGTTCGAAGACGCGAACCCAGGCGTCACGGTGCAATACAGCTACAACGGCACCTCGACCCTCGTGACCCAGCTTTCCCAAGGGGCGCCCGCCGACATCCTCGCCTCGGCCGACGAGAAGAACATGCAGAACGCGGTCAGCCAGAACCTCATCTCCGGCACCCCCGTCGACTTCGCGACCAACGTGCTCGAGATCGCGGTCGCACCGGGGAACCCGAAGAACATCACGGGCTGGGCCGACCTCGCGAAACCGGGCCTCAAGGTCGACGTGTGCGCCGACGGCGTCCCGTGCGGCAACGCCACAGAGGCGGTGGAGAAGGCGACGGGCACGACGCTCAAGCCGATCAGCCAGGAGCAGAACGTCGGCGACGTGCTCGCGAAGGTCGAGAGCGGGGATGCCGATGCGGGCGTCGTCTACGTCACCGACGTCAAGGGCGCGGGCTCGAAGGTGACCGGGGTGGACTTCCCCGAGGCGCAGCAGGCGATCAACACGTACCCGATCGCGGCGACCGCGTCATCGAAGAACGCCGCGCTCGCGAAGAAGTTCATCGCCTACGTCACCGGCTCGGCCGGCCAGAAGCTGCTGAAGGACGCCGGCTTCGGGGCGCCGCCCAAGTAGGTTCGCAGTTGTGAACGGGCGTGGCCGACGCGGCTACCCCGCCTGGCTCTGGGTGCCGGCGGGGCTCGGCGCGGTGTTCGTGCTGCTGCCGCTCATCGCCATCGTCACGCATGTCGACTGGCCCGATTTCGGGCAGTTGATCACCTCGACGTCGTCGCTGGCGGCGCTGCGGCTCAGCATCCTCACCGCACTGTCGTCCACCGTGGTGTGCGTCGTGCTGGGCGTACCGATGGCCGTCGTGCTCGCACGCGGGCGGTTCCCCGGCCAGTCGATCGCCCGCGCCCTCGTGCTCGTACCGCTCGTGATGCCACCGGTCGTGAGCGGCCTCGCCCTGCTCTACACGGTCGGAAGCCGCGGACTGCTCGGGCCGACGCTGTTGCGGCTCGGCCTGCAGGTGCCGTTCTCGACCGCGGCGGTGGTGCTCGCCCAGGCGTTCGTCTCGCTGCCGTTCATCGTGATCAGCCTCGAGGGCGCACTGCGCACCGTCACCGAGACGCACGACGAGATCGCCTTCGCGTACGGCGCGAGCCGCACGCAGGTGCTCTTCAAGATCACCCTGCCGAGCCTCGGGCCCGCGTTCGTGTCGGGCGCGGTGCTGTCGTTCGCGCGGTCGCTCGGCGAGTTCGGCGCGACGATCACCGTCGCCGGATCGCTGCAGGGCGTCACGCGCACGCTGCCGCTCGAGATCTACCTGCAGAACAACCTCAACCCCGACGCGGCCGTCGCGCTGTCGCTGCTGCTCGTCGTGATCGCGCTCGTCGTCGTCCTCGTGGCCGGTCAGCCGTGGCGCCACGCCGCGCTCGCCGAGCTCCTCGACGTGTTCAATGACGACCCTCGCGGCGAACGGAGCAGAGAGCGCAATACCGTGGTCCCATGAGCACTGTCGCCGAGCACCAGGCCGCCGTTCGCGCACTGGTGAGCTCGCACTGGCGTCCTGCCACCGAATATCCGCCGCTCGGCGCCGCGCTCGGCCGCGTGCTCGCGGACGACGTGCGCACGCCGATCGACCTTCCGCCGTTCGACAACTCGCAGATGGACGGCTACGCCGTGCGAGCGGATGCCGCGGCCGGCCCGCTTCGCGTCAGCGGCCACGTCGCCGCGGGCGACCCGATCACGGCGTTCCCGGGCGGCGCGGTCGCGATCATGACGGGTGCCCCCGTGCCCCTCGGCGCTGACGCGATCGTGCCCGTCGAGGCCGTCGGAGCCCCCGGCGAGTTCGCCGCCGTCGACGACACCGTCGAGCTGCCCGCTCCGGTCGAGCCCGGCAGCTTCGTGCGCGCCCGCGGCAGCGACCTGGCCGCCGGAGCCGTGCTGCTCGAGGCGGGAACAGTGCTCGGGCCCGCGCAGCTCGGCGCCCTCGCCGCCTCCGGACTCACCACGGTGCCCGTGCGGGCACGGCCGCGGGTGCTGATCGTCTCGACCGGCGCGGAGCTCGCGGAGCCCGGCGAGCCGCTCGCCCCAGGAGCGATCTACGACGCGAACGCGGTGTCGCTGTCGGCTGCGATCACGCTCGCCGGTGGAATCGCACTCGCGACGGGCGTGTACAGCGACGAGCCGGGCCACCTGCGGCTCGCGCTCGAGGCGGCCGGCCCGGTCGACCTCGTCGTCACGAGCGGCGGCGTCAGCGCCGGCGCGCACGAGGTGGTGCGCGACGCGCTCGAGCCGCTCGGCGTGCGCTTCGGCTCCGTCGCCTTGCAGCCCGGCGGTCCCCAGGGCCTCGGCGCCATCACGGTCGCGGGCGCCCCGACCCCCGTGCTGTGCTTCCCGGGGAATCCCGTGAGCTCGCTCGTGTCGTTCGAGCTGTTCCTGCGGCCCCTGCTGCGCGGCGACCGGCCGGTCCTGCGGCTTCCGCTCTCCGCATCCGTCGACTCGCCTGCGGCCAAGCACCAGGTGCGCCGCGGACGCCTGACGGACGCGGGAACCGTCGAACTCGTCGGGGGCGTGAGCTCGCACCTGCTTGCGGCGTACGCTCGTTCCGACGCACTGGTACACCTACCGGTCGGTCTCACCCGAGCAGAGGCCGGCGAGGTGGTCGAGGTCTGGAGGATCGATGAGTGACGCACCGGACGCGCTGTCGCATGTCCGCGCAGACGGCGCCGTGCACATGGTCGACGTGAGCGCCAAGCAGGTCACCGCGCGCAGGGCCGTGGCCGCGGCATCCGTTCTCACCCGCCCTGACGTGGTCGAGCTCATCGCACAGGGGAAGCTGCCGAAGGGCGAGGCGCTCGCCGTCGCCCGCATCGCCGGGATCATGGCGGCCAAGAGGACACCCGAGCTGGTGCCGCTCTGCCACCCCCTGCCGCTGACGGGCGCCGATGTCGAACTGGTCGCAGCAGGCGACCGCGTCGAGATCCGCGCGACGGTCAAGACGGTCGGGGTCACCGGCGTCGAGATGGAGGCGCTGACCGCGGTGTCGGTCGCGGCGCTCACCGTGTACGACATGATCAAGGCGGTCGACAAGGCCGCCGTCATCACCGATGTGCGCGTGCTCGAGAAGGACGGGGGCAAGTCGGGCCCATGGCGATCAGCACAGGCTCGAACCGTATGACCGCGCTCGCGCTCACCGTCTCGACCAGGGCCGCGGCGGGTGTCTACGACGACACCACCGGCCCGATGATCTATGCGTGGCTCACCGAGCGCGGCTTCGACACGTCGCGGCGCGTCGTGCCCGACGGGCCAGGGGTCGAGGCCGCGCTGCGCGGCGCCGTCTCGGCGCGGCTGCTCATCGTCGTCACCTCGGGCGGCACCGGCGTCAGCCCGACCGATCGCACCCCCGAGCACACCCGCGCCGTGCTCGACCTCGAGCTGCCCGGCTTCGCGGAGGAGATCCGTCGCGTCGGCGCCACGCGCACCCCGCACGCGCTGCTCAGCCGCGGGGTCGTCGGCGTGGCAGGGCGGACGCTGATCGTGAACCTGCCGGGCTCGGCCGGCGGAGTACGCGACGGGCTCGAGGTGCTCGACGGGCTCTACCTGCACGCACTCGACCAGATCGCGGGCGGCGACCACCAGCGCTGAGGCGCGCTCGCGCCCGCCGTCACGCCCCG
Proteins encoded in this window:
- a CDS encoding TOBE domain-containing protein, with product MTQLRISEAAALLGVSDDTVRRLIERGELTASTDGDGPQTVDGVSLATFAVERAKAAPDPSPVLSSARNHFVGIVTRVQLDGVMAQIDIQAGPHRIVSLISAEGARELGLEVGKLATAVVKATNVSVETMEER
- the modA gene encoding molybdate ABC transporter substrate-binding protein; translated protein: MKGRVALAAAAIGAALLLAGCAGSGSGASPSSAPAKTSAPPTPQTLTVFAATSLTATFNTLGKAFEDANPGVTVQYSYNGTSTLVTQLSQGAPADILASADEKNMQNAVSQNLISGTPVDFATNVLEIAVAPGNPKNITGWADLAKPGLKVDVCADGVPCGNATEAVEKATGTTLKPISQEQNVGDVLAKVESGDADAGVVYVTDVKGAGSKVTGVDFPEAQQAINTYPIAATASSKNAALAKKFIAYVTGSAGQKLLKDAGFGAPPK
- a CDS encoding DUF3263 domain-containing protein; amino-acid sequence: MPPAPLNDLEVAVLDFEREWLQGPAAKEQAIRSQFGLSGARYYQILGRLIETPAALAYDPLLVRRLLRQRDERRELRATRTRPID
- a CDS encoding response regulator transcription factor, encoding MNAGPRILIVDDEPNIRDLLTTSLRFAGFAVRAVANGAQAISAVLEEEPDLIILDVMLPDMNGFGVTKRLRGAGYTAPILFLTAKDDTEDKITGLTVGGDDYVTKPFSLDEIVARIKAILRRTMQADDDAIIRAGELTMDQDTHEVFVGDAPIELSPTEFKLLRYLMLNPNRVLSKAQILDHVWEYDFNGDAGIVESYISYLRRKVDAHSSEPLIQTKRGFGYMLKAGKA
- a CDS encoding GNAT family N-acetyltransferase; protein product: MSESSVICKAFDELTTRELYEIAKLRTDVFFVEQRVDETELDYRDLEPLTRHYWIADDDGSVHAYLRTLWDEDPQHRVAHVVIGRVVTRADARGRGLASRLLTAAIADNPGHDLLLHAQEYAQSLYAKAGFEPYGEVYLEAGIRHIGMYRVATGVAAEPVALSSLA
- the glp gene encoding gephyrin-like molybdotransferase Glp; its protein translation is MSTVAEHQAAVRALVSSHWRPATEYPPLGAALGRVLADDVRTPIDLPPFDNSQMDGYAVRADAAAGPLRVSGHVAAGDPITAFPGGAVAIMTGAPVPLGADAIVPVEAVGAPGEFAAVDDTVELPAPVEPGSFVRARGSDLAAGAVLLEAGTVLGPAQLGALAASGLTTVPVRARPRVLIVSTGAELAEPGEPLAPGAIYDANAVSLSAAITLAGGIALATGVYSDEPGHLRLALEAAGPVDLVVTSGGVSAGAHEVVRDALEPLGVRFGSVALQPGGPQGLGAITVAGAPTPVLCFPGNPVSSLVSFELFLRPLLRGDRPVLRLPLSASVDSPAAKHQVRRGRLTDAGTVELVGGVSSHLLAAYARSDALVHLPVGLTRAEAGEVVEVWRIDE
- a CDS encoding sensor histidine kinase, with the translated sequence MHRSLLAAWNSISLRTKITGVTVLVLTFGLLLTGIGTTLLFKPVLISQLDQQLEASSTSSSINAMLDSESTGNDQVSPDGESSAYFLAIYDSSGKLLGYNWRTKSSDLRPSVGTTLPADLKAACRAGDNFYLASNDGTVQYRARCVSISYASDNQAGSAIVATSTNSIDVLMAAYLTIFLGFGVIVVVVGAVLTRMLVTTTFAPLRQVERTAAAIADGDFSQRLGGAEPNTEVGRLNRSLNTMLSRIDRAFKDRARTIEQMRRFVGDASHELRTPLVSVRGYAELYRMGALQDEAAVAGAMGRIEKEALRMGGLVEDLLELARLDETRPLQLAQVDLLPLAYDAAMDARAAHPTRHFGVVVDLPPAAPPAPGPSASDDPTPTQVIPVVGARVPPAATGLTRVAQRGGIRRTSPAQRAGADSPTGPIGFTASALARLRRRGPVRRTDDISMAETMPLELEDIPEPHTVPALVLGEENKLRQVLGNLIGNAVRYTPDGSPIEVRVTADLATRRACVEVVDHGEGIPPQIREKIFERFWRADTSRTRETGGSGLGLAIVTSIIHAHKGSVAVVETPGGGATFRVLLPLSDAAL
- a CDS encoding LytR C-terminal domain-containing protein, whose translation is MVPADLERVGAHRAPQHRGRGLLWLVWCLVAILVIVGAGWIYLRVLDNNLFGEHPTPQATVTETAGPTGTPSPTATPTPTATPTPTATIVPTAQLSVLNGTGRAGLAAKAATKLKSAGWSAVTTGNAPQTAPTTTVYYSDPAQRGVALGVAQSLGVTTVTQSAQFANDGAVVTAVLGADYAG
- a CDS encoding cold-shock protein, with amino-acid sequence MANGTVKWFNAEKGYGFITVDGGGQDVFVHYSAIDMSGYKSLEEGQQVVFEVGSGSKGPQAESVRLA
- a CDS encoding WXG100 family type VII secretion target, which produces MTTFQVDSTAVLDATRSAQATLEQLRGDAAHLTATLTALQGSWSGQAASAFQQVLAGWTATQRTIETQMGQLQQVLTSAAQQYQESELRNYQMFAAGL
- a CDS encoding ABC transporter permease; protein product: MNGRGRRGYPAWLWVPAGLGAVFVLLPLIAIVTHVDWPDFGQLITSTSSLAALRLSILTALSSTVVCVVLGVPMAVVLARGRFPGQSIARALVLVPLVMPPVVSGLALLYTVGSRGLLGPTLLRLGLQVPFSTAAVVLAQAFVSLPFIVISLEGALRTVTETHDEIAFAYGASRTQVLFKITLPSLGPAFVSGAVLSFARSLGEFGATITVAGSLQGVTRTLPLEIYLQNNLNPDAAVALSLLLVVIALVVVLVAGQPWRHAALAELLDVFNDDPRGERSRERNTVVP
- the groL gene encoding chaperonin GroEL (60 kDa chaperone family; promotes refolding of misfolded polypeptides especially under stressful conditions; forms two stacked rings of heptamers to form a barrel-shaped 14mer; ends can be capped by GroES; misfolded proteins enter the barrel where they are refolded when GroES binds), translating into MAKIIAFDEEARRGLERGLNQLADAVKVTLGPRGRNVVLEKKWGAPTITNDGVSIAKEIELDDPYEKIGAELVKEVAKKTDDVAGDGTTTATVLAQALVREGLRNVAAGADPISLKKGIEKAVEAVTAELIAGAKEVETKEQIAATASISAADPEIGELIAEAIDKVGKEGVVTVEESNTFGTELELTEGMRFDKGFLSQYFVTDPDRQEAVFEEPYILIANQKISNIKDLLPIVDKVIQSGKQLLIIAEDVDGEALATLIVNKIRGIFKSVAVKAPGFGDRRKAQLQDIAILTGGQVISEEIGLKLENVTLDLLGQARKVVITKDETTIVEGAGDADQIAGRVQQIRNEIESTDSDYDREKLQERLAKLAGGVAVIKAGAATEVELKERKHRIEDAVRNAKAAVEEGVVAGGGVALIQAGKIAFEKLQLTGDEATGANIVKVAIQAPLKQIATNAGLEPGVVAAKVAELPVGHGLNAATGEYGDLLAQGIIDPAKVTRSALQNAASIAGLFLTTEAVVADKPEKVAAPAGDPTGGMDF
- the msrB gene encoding peptide-methionine (R)-S-oxide reductase MsrB; the encoded protein is MGEVSSTNYKVTKSDSEWREELSRDQYAVLRQAATERPWTGELLDEDRAGIYTCAACGSELFKSGTKFDSGCGWPSFYESVRPEAVELIEDRSLGMLRTEVRCANCGSHLGHVFPDGFGTPTGDRYCMNSISLAFTPEG